From a single Populus nigra chromosome 18, ddPopNigr1.1, whole genome shotgun sequence genomic region:
- the LOC133678167 gene encoding receptor-like protein 6 isoform X1: MQIFISHLSFNTPNILSNPVRPANMGFSPLSLSQFLFSILFLFHFHTTISSSNYSSSSHFCAPDQSLSLLQFKESFSITSSASGRCQHPKTESWKEGTDCCLWDGVTCDMKTGQVTALDLSCSMLYGTLHPNSTLFSLHHLQKLDLSDNDFQSSHISSSFGQFSNLTDLNLNYSVFAGQVPSEISQLSKLVSLDLSGDLNGYLSLEPISFDKLVRNLTQLRELDLSSVDMSLVTPNALMNLSSSLSSLILRSCGLQGEFPSSMRKFKHLQQLDLADNNLKGPIPYDFEQLTELVSLALSGNENDYLSLEPISFDKLVQNLTQLRKLYLSWVNMSLVEPNSLMNMSSSWSSLVFYSCGLQGKFPSSMRKFKHLQQLDLRYNNFTGSIPYDLGQLTELVSIDLSYNDYLSVEPSSFGKIIQNLTKLRELHLGYVNMPLVTPNSLANLSSSLSVLALWGCGLKGKFPGNIFLLPNLQSLDLTYNDELTGSFPSSNVSNVLRLLGLTHTRISVSLENDFFINLKLLEVLVLRECNIIKSNLTLIGHLTQLTRLDLAGNHFSGQIPSSLRNLVDLHSLYLDNCNFSGRIPDFLGNLTLLENLGLSSNQLVGPIPSQISTRSLKLFNLGNNHLHGPIPSSIFKQENLEALALASNNKLTGEISSSICKLKFLRLLDLSNNNLSGFIPQCLGNFSNSLSILNLGMNNLQGTIFSPFSKGNNLGYLNLNGNELEGKIPLSIINCTMLEILDLGNNKIEDTFPYFLEMLPELHVLVLKSNKLQGFVNGPIANNSFSKLRIFDISSNNLSGSLPTGYFNSLEAMMISDQNSFYMMARNYSDYAYSIKVTWKGFDIEFARIQSALRILDFSNNNFIGEISKVIGKLKALQQLNLSHNSLTGHIQSSLGMLTYLESLDLSSNLLTGRIPVQLADLTFLGVLNLSHNHLEGPMPIGKQFNTFNASSFEGNLGLCGFPMPKECNSDEAPPSQPSNFHDGDDSKFFGEGFGWKAVAIGYGCGFVFGVTMGYVVFRTRKPAWFLKVVEDQWNLKARRTKKNARRNGARRN; the protein is encoded by the coding sequence ATGCAAATCTTTATTTCTCATCTTTCGTTCAACACTCCAAATATACTTTCGAATCCTGTAAGGCCAGCCAACATGGGGTTTTCACCACTGTCCCTCTCTCAATTTCTCTTTTCCATTCTGTTTCTCTTCCATTTTCACACAACAATTTCTTCATCAAATTACTCCTCTTCATCTCATTTCTGTGCTCCTGACCAAAGTCTTTCTTTGCTCCAATTCAAAGAGTCCTTTTCCATTACTAGCTCTGCTTCAGGGCGTTGCCAGCATCCCAAGACAGAGTCGTGGAAAGAGGGTACCGACTGCTGCTTGTGGGATGGGGTCACTTGTGACATGAAAACCGGGCAAGTCACTGCACTGGACCTCTCTTGCAGCATGCTTTATGGCACCCTCCATCCCAATAGCACCCTCTTCTCCCTGCATCATCTTCAAAAGCTCGACCTCTCTGACAATGATTTCCAAAGCTCCcatatttcttcttcatttggCCAGTTCTCCAATCTGACAGATCTTAACCTAAATTACTCAGTCTTTGCAGGTCAAGTTCCGTCGGAAATCTCTCAGCTCTCCAAATTGGTTTCACTTGATCTCTCTGGAGACTTAAACGGCTATCTGAGTCTAGAACCAATTTCTTTTGACAAGCTTGTTCGAAATCTAACCCAGCTTAGAGAACTCGATCTGAGTTCAGTAGACATGTCATTGGTTACACCCAATGCCTTGATGAATCTGTCTTCTTCTTTGTCATCACTCATACTCCGTTCCTGTGGATTGCAAGGAGAATTCCCATCCTCAATGAGAAAGTTTAAGCACCTCCAGCAGTTGGATCTTGCAGATAACAATCTTAAAGGTCCAATTCCATATGATTTTGAGCAACTCACTGAGTTGGTTTCACTTGCTCTCTCTGGAAATGAAAACGACTATCTAAGTCTAGAACCAATTTCTTTTGACAAGCTTGTTCAAAATCTAACCCAGCTTAGAAAACTCTATCTGAGTTGGGTGAACATGTCATTGGTTGAACCCAATTCCTTGATGAATATGTCTTCTTCTTGGTCATCACTCGTATTCTATTCCTGtggattgcaaggaaaattccCATCCTCAATGAGAAAATTTAAGCACCTCCAGCAGTTGGATCTTAGATACAACAATTTTACAGGTTCAATTCCATATGATCTTGGGCAACTCACTGAGTTGGTTTCAATTGATCTCTCTTACAATGACTATTTGAGTGTAGAACCAAGTTCTTTTGGCAAGATTATTCAAAACCTAACCAAGCTAAGAGAACTCCATTTGGGTTATGTAAATATGCCTTTGGTCACACCTAATTCCTTGGCGAATCTGTCCTCATCCTTGTCAGTTCTTGCCCTTTGGGGTTGTGGATTGAAAGGGAAGTTCCCAGGTAACATCTTTCTCCTACCAAACCTTCAATCACTTGACTTGACATACAACGACGAACTCACTGGCTCTTTTCCTTCATCCAATGTGAGTAATGTCCTCCGGTTATTGGGTCTTACTCATACGAGAATTTCAGTTTCTTTAGAAAATGACTTCTTCATAAATCTAAAGTTGTTGGAAGTTCTGGTACTCAGAGAATGTAATATCATAAAGTCAAATCTAACCCTGATTGGTCATCTCACGCAGCTCACTCGTTTAGACCTTGCAGGTAACCATTTCAGCGGTCAGATTCCATCATCACTTAGAAACCTTGTGGACCTTCATTCCTTATATCTCGATAACTGTAATTTTTCAGGTAGGATTCCAGATTTTTTAGGTAACCTGACCCTCCTTGAAAATTTAGGTTTATCTAGCAATCAACTTGTAGGACCTATCCCTTCTCAAATAAGTACTCGTTCATTGAAATTGTTTAATTTGGGAAACAACCACTTGCACGGTCCAATCCCAAGTTCAATTTTCAAACAAGAGAACCTGGAAGCCCTTGCTCTTGCatccaataataaattaacaggtgaaatttcttcttctatttgcaAGCTTAAATTCCTTCGACTCCTTGATTTATCCAACAACAATTTGAGTGGTTTTATACCACAATGTTTAGGGAACTTTAGCAACTCTCTCTCAATTTTGAATCTTGGCATGAATAATCTTCAAGGCACTATCTTTTCACCATTTTCAAAAGGGAATAACTTGGGATATCTCAACCTAAATGGCAATGAATTGGAAGGGAAAATACCATTGTCTATCATCAACTGTACAATGCTGGAAATTCTTGATCTTGGCAACAATAAGATTGAGGATACATTCCCCTATTTCCTTGAAATGCTTCCAGAGCTGCATGTTCTTGTCCTAAAGTCCAATAAGCTCCAGGGTTTTGTGAATGGTCCGATTGCTAATAATTCCTTCTCCAAATTACGGATTTTCGATATCTCCAGCAATAATTTGAGTGGATCATTGCCAACAGGGTATTTCAATAGTCTTGAAGCAATGATGATCTCtgatcaaaattcattttacatGATGGCAAGAAATTACTCTGACTATGCCTATTCCATAAAAGTGACATGGAAAGGGTTTGATATTGAGTTCGCGAGAATCCAAAGCGCTCTTAGAATACTTGATTTTTCAAACAACAATTTCATCGGAGAGATTTCAAAGGTGATCGGAAAGCTTAAAGCACTTCAACAACTCAACCTCTCTCATAATTCCCTTACAGGCCATATTCAATCATCATTAGGAATGTTGACCTATCTGGAATCATTAGATCTGTCTTCGAATTTGCTTACTGGAAGGATTCCGGTACAGTTGGCAGATCTAACATTTCTTGGAGTCTTAAACCTTTCACATAACCATCTTGAGGGGCCCATGCCCATTGGAAAGCAGTTCAACACGTTTAATGCAAGCTCATTTGAAGGAAACTTGGGTTTATGTGGATTTCCAATGCCAAAAGAATGCAATAGTGACGAGGCACCACCATCGCAGCCGTCAAACTTTCACGACGGAGATGATTCAAAATTCTTTGGAGAAGGATTTGGATGGAAAGCTGTGGCAATAGGGTATGGATGTGGGTTTGTGTTTGGAGTCACAATGGGATACGTTGTGTTTAGAACAAGAAAACCAGCATGGTTTCTGAAAGTGGTTGAAGATCAATGGAATCTGAAGGCAAGAAGAACGAAGAAGAATGCTCGTAGAAATGGTGCAAGAAGAAACTAA
- the LOC133678167 gene encoding receptor-like protein 9DC3 isoform X2: MQIFISHLSFNTPNILSNPVRPANMGFSPLSLSQFLFSILFLFHFHTTISSSNYSSSSHFCAPDQSLSLLQFKESFSITSSASGRCQHPKTESWKEGTDCCLWDGVTCDMKTGQVTALDLSCSMLYGTLHPNSTLFSLHHLQKLDLSDNDFQSSHISSSFGQFSNLTDLNLNYSVFAGQVPSEISQLSKLVSLDLSGDLNGYLSLEPISFDKLVRNLTQLRELDLSSVDMSLVTPNALMNLSSSLSSLILRSCGLQGEFPSSMRKFKHLQQLDLADNNLKGPIPYDFEQLTELVSLALSGNENDYLSLEPISFDKLVQNLTQLRKLYLSWVNMSLVEPNSLMNMSSSWSSLVFYSCGLQGKFPSSMRKFKHLQQLDLRYNNFTGSIPYDLGQLTELVSIDLSYNDYLSVEPSSFGKIIQNLTKLRELHLGYVNMPLVTPNSLANLSSSLSVLALWGCGLKGKFPDLAGNHFSGQIPSSLRNLVDLHSLYLDNCNFSGRIPDFLGNLTLLENLGLSSNQLVGPIPSQISTRSLKLFNLGNNHLHGPIPSSIFKQENLEALALASNNKLTGEISSSICKLKFLRLLDLSNNNLSGFIPQCLGNFSNSLSILNLGMNNLQGTIFSPFSKGNNLGYLNLNGNELEGKIPLSIINCTMLEILDLGNNKIEDTFPYFLEMLPELHVLVLKSNKLQGFVNGPIANNSFSKLRIFDISSNNLSGSLPTGYFNSLEAMMISDQNSFYMMARNYSDYAYSIKVTWKGFDIEFARIQSALRILDFSNNNFIGEISKVIGKLKALQQLNLSHNSLTGHIQSSLGMLTYLESLDLSSNLLTGRIPVQLADLTFLGVLNLSHNHLEGPMPIGKQFNTFNASSFEGNLGLCGFPMPKECNSDEAPPSQPSNFHDGDDSKFFGEGFGWKAVAIGYGCGFVFGVTMGYVVFRTRKPAWFLKVVEDQWNLKARRTKKNARRNGARRN; the protein is encoded by the exons ATGCAAATCTTTATTTCTCATCTTTCGTTCAACACTCCAAATATACTTTCGAATCCTGTAAGGCCAGCCAACATGGGGTTTTCACCACTGTCCCTCTCTCAATTTCTCTTTTCCATTCTGTTTCTCTTCCATTTTCACACAACAATTTCTTCATCAAATTACTCCTCTTCATCTCATTTCTGTGCTCCTGACCAAAGTCTTTCTTTGCTCCAATTCAAAGAGTCCTTTTCCATTACTAGCTCTGCTTCAGGGCGTTGCCAGCATCCCAAGACAGAGTCGTGGAAAGAGGGTACCGACTGCTGCTTGTGGGATGGGGTCACTTGTGACATGAAAACCGGGCAAGTCACTGCACTGGACCTCTCTTGCAGCATGCTTTATGGCACCCTCCATCCCAATAGCACCCTCTTCTCCCTGCATCATCTTCAAAAGCTCGACCTCTCTGACAATGATTTCCAAAGCTCCcatatttcttcttcatttggCCAGTTCTCCAATCTGACAGATCTTAACCTAAATTACTCAGTCTTTGCAGGTCAAGTTCCGTCGGAAATCTCTCAGCTCTCCAAATTGGTTTCACTTGATCTCTCTGGAGACTTAAACGGCTATCTGAGTCTAGAACCAATTTCTTTTGACAAGCTTGTTCGAAATCTAACCCAGCTTAGAGAACTCGATCTGAGTTCAGTAGACATGTCATTGGTTACACCCAATGCCTTGATGAATCTGTCTTCTTCTTTGTCATCACTCATACTCCGTTCCTGTGGATTGCAAGGAGAATTCCCATCCTCAATGAGAAAGTTTAAGCACCTCCAGCAGTTGGATCTTGCAGATAACAATCTTAAAGGTCCAATTCCATATGATTTTGAGCAACTCACTGAGTTGGTTTCACTTGCTCTCTCTGGAAATGAAAACGACTATCTAAGTCTAGAACCAATTTCTTTTGACAAGCTTGTTCAAAATCTAACCCAGCTTAGAAAACTCTATCTGAGTTGGGTGAACATGTCATTGGTTGAACCCAATTCCTTGATGAATATGTCTTCTTCTTGGTCATCACTCGTATTCTATTCCTGtggattgcaaggaaaattccCATCCTCAATGAGAAAATTTAAGCACCTCCAGCAGTTGGATCTTAGATACAACAATTTTACAGGTTCAATTCCATATGATCTTGGGCAACTCACTGAGTTGGTTTCAATTGATCTCTCTTACAATGACTATTTGAGTGTAGAACCAAGTTCTTTTGGCAAGATTATTCAAAACCTAACCAAGCTAAGAGAACTCCATTTGGGTTATGTAAATATGCCTTTGGTCACACCTAATTCCTTGGCGAATCTGTCCTCATCCTTGTCAGTTCTTGCCCTTTGGGGTTGTGGATTGAAAGGGAAGTTCCCAG ACCTTGCAGGTAACCATTTCAGCGGTCAGATTCCATCATCACTTAGAAACCTTGTGGACCTTCATTCCTTATATCTCGATAACTGTAATTTTTCAGGTAGGATTCCAGATTTTTTAGGTAACCTGACCCTCCTTGAAAATTTAGGTTTATCTAGCAATCAACTTGTAGGACCTATCCCTTCTCAAATAAGTACTCGTTCATTGAAATTGTTTAATTTGGGAAACAACCACTTGCACGGTCCAATCCCAAGTTCAATTTTCAAACAAGAGAACCTGGAAGCCCTTGCTCTTGCatccaataataaattaacaggtgaaatttcttcttctatttgcaAGCTTAAATTCCTTCGACTCCTTGATTTATCCAACAACAATTTGAGTGGTTTTATACCACAATGTTTAGGGAACTTTAGCAACTCTCTCTCAATTTTGAATCTTGGCATGAATAATCTTCAAGGCACTATCTTTTCACCATTTTCAAAAGGGAATAACTTGGGATATCTCAACCTAAATGGCAATGAATTGGAAGGGAAAATACCATTGTCTATCATCAACTGTACAATGCTGGAAATTCTTGATCTTGGCAACAATAAGATTGAGGATACATTCCCCTATTTCCTTGAAATGCTTCCAGAGCTGCATGTTCTTGTCCTAAAGTCCAATAAGCTCCAGGGTTTTGTGAATGGTCCGATTGCTAATAATTCCTTCTCCAAATTACGGATTTTCGATATCTCCAGCAATAATTTGAGTGGATCATTGCCAACAGGGTATTTCAATAGTCTTGAAGCAATGATGATCTCtgatcaaaattcattttacatGATGGCAAGAAATTACTCTGACTATGCCTATTCCATAAAAGTGACATGGAAAGGGTTTGATATTGAGTTCGCGAGAATCCAAAGCGCTCTTAGAATACTTGATTTTTCAAACAACAATTTCATCGGAGAGATTTCAAAGGTGATCGGAAAGCTTAAAGCACTTCAACAACTCAACCTCTCTCATAATTCCCTTACAGGCCATATTCAATCATCATTAGGAATGTTGACCTATCTGGAATCATTAGATCTGTCTTCGAATTTGCTTACTGGAAGGATTCCGGTACAGTTGGCAGATCTAACATTTCTTGGAGTCTTAAACCTTTCACATAACCATCTTGAGGGGCCCATGCCCATTGGAAAGCAGTTCAACACGTTTAATGCAAGCTCATTTGAAGGAAACTTGGGTTTATGTGGATTTCCAATGCCAAAAGAATGCAATAGTGACGAGGCACCACCATCGCAGCCGTCAAACTTTCACGACGGAGATGATTCAAAATTCTTTGGAGAAGGATTTGGATGGAAAGCTGTGGCAATAGGGTATGGATGTGGGTTTGTGTTTGGAGTCACAATGGGATACGTTGTGTTTAGAACAAGAAAACCAGCATGGTTTCTGAAAGTGGTTGAAGATCAATGGAATCTGAAGGCAAGAAGAACGAAGAAGAATGCTCGTAGAAATGGTGCAAGAAGAAACTAA